In Zingiber officinale cultivar Zhangliang chromosome 6A, Zo_v1.1, whole genome shotgun sequence, a single genomic region encodes these proteins:
- the LOC121996002 gene encoding probable E3 ubiquitin-protein ligase LUL2 isoform X2, with the protein MGNTWSRENGGGRAGFRFVRRRSTGRHQQPLPSSGSEPAAPQPTPQQQSPPELSANRYVFAAASPYPSQFPTANHPPQHYQYDYYPPPPPVMPVPLPAPFDHHHHRGGGVHGQYPAQHPGWVGSGRYPPYAPSPPPLPYVQHQTAVTIRNDVNIKKESLRLEPDEENPGFFLVAFNFDATVAGSITVFFFAKEGTDSELTATKDDFLKPVTVQFKQGLGQQFRQPSGAGIDLTSFEEVDLMKVMDLDTYPLAVKAEACPSMDQVATGENQKLIIPNSQITQALFEKKENGEYHIHVVKQILWVNKTKYELQEIYGIGNSTDNDTDGNDPGKECVICLSEPRDTTVLPCRHMCMCNGCAKVLRYQTNRCPICRQPVERLLEIRVNDNSEEQEEAQCC; encoded by the exons ATGGGTAACACATGGAGCAGGGAAAACGGCGGCGGAAGAGCCGGTTTTCGCTTTGTCCGGCGAAGGAGCACGGGCCGTCACCAGCAGCCCCTTCCCTCTTCCGGCTCGGAACCTGCCGCTCCACAGCCAACTCCGCAGCAACAGTCTCCGCCGGAGTTATCTGCCAACCGCTACGTGTTCGCGGCGGCAAGCCCTTACCCGTCGCAGTTTCCCACCGCGAACCACCCGCCGCAGCACTACCAATACGATTACTACCCTCCTCCGCCGCCGGTTATGCCGGTTCCCCTCCCGGCTCccttcgaccaccaccaccaccgagGCGGCGGGGTACATGGACAGTACCCGGCCCAGCACCCTGGATGGGTGGGAAGCGGGAGGTATCCACCGTATGCTCCCTCGCCTCCTCCGCTCCCTTACGTTCAGCACCAAACGGCAGTCACCATCAGGAACGACGTTAACATCAAGAAGGAGAGCCTCCGACTCGAGCCTGACGAGGAGAATCCTGGCTTTTTCCTCGTCGCTTTCAATTTCGATGCCACCGTCGCAGGAAG TATCACTGTGTTCTTCTTTGCGAAAGAAGGTACAGACTCTGAGTTGACTGCAACAAAGGATGATTTTCTTAAACCAGTTACAGTACAGTTCAAGCAAGGTTTAGGTCAGCAGTTCAGGCAACCTTCAGGAGCAGGAATTGACTTAACTAGTTTTGAAGAGGTTGACTTGATGAAAGTGATGGACCTAGATACATACCCCCTTGCTGTAAAAGCAGAAGCTTGTCCCTCCATGGATCAAGTGGCTACTGGTGAAAACCAGAAGTTGATAATTCCAAACTCTCAGATTACACAGGCTCTATTTGAGAAGAAAGAGAATGGAGAGTATCACATTCATGTAGTAAAGCAGATTTTGTGGGTGAATAAGACAAAGTATGAGCTGCAAGAGATCTATGGCATTGGGAACTCAACTGATAATGACACTGATGGAAATGACCCGGGAAAAGAATGTGTGATTTGTCTATCTGAACCACGTGATACCACTGTCCTCCCTTGCAGACACATG TGTATGTGCAACGGTTGCGCAAAGGTTCTAAGGTACCAGACCAATCGATGTCCGATATGCAGGCAGCCAGTGGAGAGGCTACTGGAGATCAGGGTCAACGACAATTCtgaagagcaagaagaggcacAATGCTGTTGA
- the LOC121996002 gene encoding probable E3 ubiquitin-protein ligase LUL2 isoform X1, whose translation MKKLHLEPRGVKFMNWENGGGRAGFRFVRRRSTGRHQQPLPSSGSEPAAPQPTPQQQSPPELSANRYVFAAASPYPSQFPTANHPPQHYQYDYYPPPPPVMPVPLPAPFDHHHHRGGGVHGQYPAQHPGWVGSGRYPPYAPSPPPLPYVQHQTAVTIRNDVNIKKESLRLEPDEENPGFFLVAFNFDATVAGSITVFFFAKEGTDSELTATKDDFLKPVTVQFKQGLGQQFRQPSGAGIDLTSFEEVDLMKVMDLDTYPLAVKAEACPSMDQVATGENQKLIIPNSQITQALFEKKENGEYHIHVVKQILWVNKTKYELQEIYGIGNSTDNDTDGNDPGKECVICLSEPRDTTVLPCRHMCMCNGCAKVLRYQTNRCPICRQPVERLLEIRVNDNSEEQEEAQCC comes from the exons GGAAAACGGCGGCGGAAGAGCCGGTTTTCGCTTTGTCCGGCGAAGGAGCACGGGCCGTCACCAGCAGCCCCTTCCCTCTTCCGGCTCGGAACCTGCCGCTCCACAGCCAACTCCGCAGCAACAGTCTCCGCCGGAGTTATCTGCCAACCGCTACGTGTTCGCGGCGGCAAGCCCTTACCCGTCGCAGTTTCCCACCGCGAACCACCCGCCGCAGCACTACCAATACGATTACTACCCTCCTCCGCCGCCGGTTATGCCGGTTCCCCTCCCGGCTCccttcgaccaccaccaccaccgagGCGGCGGGGTACATGGACAGTACCCGGCCCAGCACCCTGGATGGGTGGGAAGCGGGAGGTATCCACCGTATGCTCCCTCGCCTCCTCCGCTCCCTTACGTTCAGCACCAAACGGCAGTCACCATCAGGAACGACGTTAACATCAAGAAGGAGAGCCTCCGACTCGAGCCTGACGAGGAGAATCCTGGCTTTTTCCTCGTCGCTTTCAATTTCGATGCCACCGTCGCAGGAAG TATCACTGTGTTCTTCTTTGCGAAAGAAGGTACAGACTCTGAGTTGACTGCAACAAAGGATGATTTTCTTAAACCAGTTACAGTACAGTTCAAGCAAGGTTTAGGTCAGCAGTTCAGGCAACCTTCAGGAGCAGGAATTGACTTAACTAGTTTTGAAGAGGTTGACTTGATGAAAGTGATGGACCTAGATACATACCCCCTTGCTGTAAAAGCAGAAGCTTGTCCCTCCATGGATCAAGTGGCTACTGGTGAAAACCAGAAGTTGATAATTCCAAACTCTCAGATTACACAGGCTCTATTTGAGAAGAAAGAGAATGGAGAGTATCACATTCATGTAGTAAAGCAGATTTTGTGGGTGAATAAGACAAAGTATGAGCTGCAAGAGATCTATGGCATTGGGAACTCAACTGATAATGACACTGATGGAAATGACCCGGGAAAAGAATGTGTGATTTGTCTATCTGAACCACGTGATACCACTGTCCTCCCTTGCAGACACATG TGTATGTGCAACGGTTGCGCAAAGGTTCTAAGGTACCAGACCAATCGATGTCCGATATGCAGGCAGCCAGTGGAGAGGCTACTGGAGATCAGGGTCAACGACAATTCtgaagagcaagaagaggcacAATGCTGTTGA
- the LOC121993774 gene encoding classical arabinogalactan protein 9-like, with translation MALRPRVVALIVVLLLLSVADLASSEISPSPSPAAGGPIRSPPAPPPVISSSQTPLSSPPRKTPLSPPPEAPSQTPIPPTARIPAPAPSDAVPGAAASESATGDQGGGSDMGGRKKAAIAVGLILAAGLLAAAAAVYKKRRDNVRRSRYSHATRRDIL, from the coding sequence ATGGCATTGCGTCCACGCGTTGTCGCCCTCATAGTCGTCCTACTTCTACTTTCAGTGGCGGATCTTGCTTCCTCGGAGATCTCGCCGtcgccctcgccggccgccggtggCCCGATCCGGTCGCCTCCTGCACCCCCTCCGGTGATTTCTTCCTCACAGACTCCTCTCTCTTCTCCACCGCGCAAAACCCCTCTGTCTCCACCTCCCGAGGCGCCGTCCCAGACCCCGATCCCACCCACGGCAAGGATCCCCGCGCCAGCGCCCAGCGACGCGGTCCCGGGTGCGGCAGCCAGCGAGAGCGCAACGGGTGATCAGGGAGGAGGTAGCGATATGGGCGGGAGGAAGAAAGCGGCGATCGCGGTGGGTTTGATACTGGCGGCAGGGCTCCTCGCGGCCGCGGCGGCGGTCTACAAGAAACGCCGTGACAACGTCCGGCGGTCCAGGTACAGCCACGCCACTCGCAGAGACATTCTTTGA
- the LOC121996001 gene encoding patatin-like protein 6, translated as MSAAEEELKVVTRQGINVGEEKDEGVDADKLSYEIFSILESKFLFGYDDHKLWVPKAPPSQGYGTGDPAAPDVRSQRGKVCLLCIDGGGGGGMRGILPGKALAYLEQALRSKSGDPDARISDYFDIAAGTGVGGVFAAMLFSTCDGRRPLFCADDTWRFLSEHGNRLLGKAPPSSPSSSSSSSPGFLCGVFRGGGCGGGASSATLSMERVMKEAFGEKLTLRDTIKPVLIPCYDLQTSAPLVFSRADALESQSYDFRLWEVCRATWAIPGHFEPAEMQSVDRTTTCTGVDGGLAMSNPAAAAITHVLHNKQEFPFVRGVEDLLVLSLGCGAGGAIPAVPGEEQRRARRWSSREWARPVARIAADGAADLIDQAVALAFGQCRNSNYVRIQANPSTMGKCRADVDSEPSPANVKALLVAAEEMLKQRNVESLLFTGRRIGEQTNMEKLDWLAGELVLEHQRRSSRIAPTVAFKQASSKSN; from the exons ATGTCGGCGGCGGAGGAAGAGTTGAAGGTGGTAACTCGGCAAGGGATAAATGTTGGTGAGGAGAAGGATGAGGGAGTCGACGCCGACAAGCTTAGCTATGAGATTTTTTCTATTCTCGAGAGCAAATTTCTCTTCGGCTACGACGACCACAAGCTCTGGGTCCCAAAGGCGCCGCCTTCGCAGGGCTACGGCACCGGCGATCCGGCGGCGCCCGATGTCAGGAGCCAGAGGGGCAAGGTCTGCTTGCTCTGCATcgatggcggcggcggcggcggcatgaGGGGGATCCTCCCCGGAAAAGCCCTCGCTTATCTCGAGCAGGCGCTCAGGTCCAAGTCTGGCGACCCGGACGCGAGAATCTCCGATTACTTTGACATTGCAGCAGGAACCGGCGTCGGGGGCGTCTTTGCCGCCATGCTCTTCTCCACCTGCGATGGCCGCCGTCCGCTCTTCTGCGCGGACGATACTTGGCGCTTCCTCTCCGAGCATGGAAACAGGCTCTTGGGCAAGGCGCCGCCCTCGtccccatcttcctcctcctcgtcTTCTCCTGGTTTTCTCTGCGGCGTCTTCCGCGGCGGGGGTTGTGGCGGTGGGGCGTCCTCTGCGACGCTTTCCATGGAAAGGGTGATGAAGGAGGCTTTCGGGGAGAAATTGACGCTCCGCGACACTATAAAGCCGGTGCTGATCCCGTGCTACGACTTGCAGACCTCGGCACCTCTCGTCTTCTCGCGCGCCGACGCATTGGAGAGCCAGAGCTACGACTTCCGGCTGTGGGAGGTGTGCCGAGCCACATGGGCCATCCCGGGACACTTCGAGCCAGCGGAGATGCAGTCAGTAGACCGCACCACCACCTGCACCGGCGTCGACGGCGGCCTGGCGATGAGCAACCCAGCTGCCGCGGCCATCACCCACGTCCTCCACAACAAGCAAGAGTTCCCCTTCGTCCGCGGCGTGGAGGACCTCCTGGTCCTCTCCCTGGGCTGCGGCGCCGGCGGAGCCATCCCTGCAGTCCCCGGAGAGGAGCAGCGCAGAGCACGGCGTTGGAGTAGCAGGGAGTGGGCGCGTCCCGTCGCCCGGATCGCCGCCGACGGCGCGGCCGACCTCATCGACCAAGCGGTGGCGCTGGCCTTCGGCCAGTGCCGGAACTCCAACTACGTCCGCATTCAG GCAAATCCATCGACGATGGGGAAATGCAGAGCGGATGTGGATTCCGAACCAAGTCCTGCAAATGTGAAGGCCCTGCTTGTCGCGGCCGAAGAAATGCTGAAGCAGAGGAATGTGGAGTCGTTGCTCTTTACCGGGAGGAGAATCGGAGAGCAAACGAACATGGAGAAGCTGGATTGGCTTGCGGGGGAGCTTGTGCTAGAGCACCAGAGACGGAGCTCAAGGATCGCTCCCACGGTCGCATTCAAACAAGCTTCTTCCAAATCGAACTAG
- the LOC121996002 gene encoding probable E3 ubiquitin-protein ligase LOG2 isoform X3, with product MPVPLPAPFDHHHHRGGGVHGQYPAQHPGWVGSGRYPPYAPSPPPLPYVQHQTAVTIRNDVNIKKESLRLEPDEENPGFFLVAFNFDATVAGSITVFFFAKEGTDSELTATKDDFLKPVTVQFKQGLGQQFRQPSGAGIDLTSFEEVDLMKVMDLDTYPLAVKAEACPSMDQVATGENQKLIIPNSQITQALFEKKENGEYHIHVVKQILWVNKTKYELQEIYGIGNSTDNDTDGNDPGKECVICLSEPRDTTVLPCRHMCMCNGCAKVLRYQTNRCPICRQPVERLLEIRVNDNSEEQEEAQCC from the exons ATGCCGGTTCCCCTCCCGGCTCccttcgaccaccaccaccaccgagGCGGCGGGGTACATGGACAGTACCCGGCCCAGCACCCTGGATGGGTGGGAAGCGGGAGGTATCCACCGTATGCTCCCTCGCCTCCTCCGCTCCCTTACGTTCAGCACCAAACGGCAGTCACCATCAGGAACGACGTTAACATCAAGAAGGAGAGCCTCCGACTCGAGCCTGACGAGGAGAATCCTGGCTTTTTCCTCGTCGCTTTCAATTTCGATGCCACCGTCGCAGGAAG TATCACTGTGTTCTTCTTTGCGAAAGAAGGTACAGACTCTGAGTTGACTGCAACAAAGGATGATTTTCTTAAACCAGTTACAGTACAGTTCAAGCAAGGTTTAGGTCAGCAGTTCAGGCAACCTTCAGGAGCAGGAATTGACTTAACTAGTTTTGAAGAGGTTGACTTGATGAAAGTGATGGACCTAGATACATACCCCCTTGCTGTAAAAGCAGAAGCTTGTCCCTCCATGGATCAAGTGGCTACTGGTGAAAACCAGAAGTTGATAATTCCAAACTCTCAGATTACACAGGCTCTATTTGAGAAGAAAGAGAATGGAGAGTATCACATTCATGTAGTAAAGCAGATTTTGTGGGTGAATAAGACAAAGTATGAGCTGCAAGAGATCTATGGCATTGGGAACTCAACTGATAATGACACTGATGGAAATGACCCGGGAAAAGAATGTGTGATTTGTCTATCTGAACCACGTGATACCACTGTCCTCCCTTGCAGACACATG TGTATGTGCAACGGTTGCGCAAAGGTTCTAAGGTACCAGACCAATCGATGTCCGATATGCAGGCAGCCAGTGGAGAGGCTACTGGAGATCAGGGTCAACGACAATTCtgaagagcaagaagaggcacAATGCTGTTGA